The proteins below are encoded in one region of Silene latifolia isolate original U9 population chromosome 2, ASM4854445v1, whole genome shotgun sequence:
- the LOC141642160 gene encoding protein cornichon homolog 1 isoform X1 has protein sequence MYWDLILWIIALISNIALLAILLYQVICLSDLEADYMNPYESSSKINSVVVPEFILQGAVCALFLVTGHRFMFLVTLPLSVYHARLFAKRAHLLDVTEIFRALSNEKKYRIIKLGVYLCFITLVIVRFPADSVSFLSIFSREHGGLDIRSPFLVF, from the exons ATGTATTGGGATTTAATTTTATGGATAATCGCACTTATCTCCAACATCGCTCTCCTCGCAATCCTCCTTTACCag GTTATATGTTTATCAGATTTGGAAGCGGATTATATGAATCCCTATGAATCATCGTCGAAGATCAATTCAGTCGTTGTTCCTGAATTCATACTTCAAGGAGCTGTTTGTGCGCTTTTTCTTGTTACTGGACATCGATTTATGTTTCTCGTTACGCTTCCGCTTTCAGTTTATCACGCTAGATT GTTTGCTAAGCGGGCGCATCTTCTTGATGTTACAGAGATTTTCAGGGCACTTAGTAATGAGAAAAAGTACAGAATCATCAAGCTAGGCGTTTACTTATGTTTTATCACCTTGGTCATTGTTAG ATTTCCTGCAGACTCAGTCTCTTTTCTGTCGATCTTCTCACGGGAGCATGGAGGATTAGATATACGTTCCCCTTTTCTTGTATTCTAA
- the LOC141642161 gene encoding ras-related protein RABA4d-like produces MSNLYGDFNQKIDYVFKVVLIGDSAVGKSQLLARFARNEFSVDSKATIGVEFQTKTIAMDQKIVKAQIWDTAGQERYRAVTSAYYRGAVGAMLVYDMTKRQSFDHIARWLEELRNHADKNIAIMLIGNKSDLASLRAVPTEDAKEFAERENLFFMETSALDSTNVETAYLTVLTEIYRSVSKKTLLANGDLDATGSASLLKGTQIIVPGPETDNQAKGGCCMSS; encoded by the exons ATGTCGAATCTTTATGGGGATTTCAATCAGAAGATAGATTATGTGTTTAAAGTGGTATTAATTGGGGATTCAGCTGTTGGGAAATCACAGTTGTTAGCCCGATTTGCTAGGAATGAATTTAGTGTAGATTCGAAAGCGACAATCGGGGTTGAATTTCAGACGAAAACTATAGCCATGGATCAGAAGATTGTTAAGGCTCAGATATGGGATACTGCTGGTCAAGAAAG GTATCGGGCTGTTACAAGTGCATACTACAGAGGTGCAGTTGGAGCAATGTTAGTATACGACATGACCAAGCGTCAATCATTTGATCACATTGCAAGATGGCTAGAGGAATTAAGGAATCACGCCGATAAGAACATTGCGATCATGCTCATTGGCAACAAGAGTGACTTGGCTTCTCTACGAGCAGTTCCAACCGAAGATGCAAAGGAGTTTGCTGAAAGAGAAAATCTCTTCTTTATGGAGACATCAGCTCTAGATTCCACTAATGTCGAAACTGCTTACTTGACTGTTTTGACTGAGATATACCGTTCAGTCAGTAAGAAGACTCTCTTAGCCAATGGTGATTTGGATGCTACTGGTAGCGCTTCTCTTCTTAAGGGAACTCAGATTATTGTTCCGGGTCCTGAGACAGATAATCAAGCAAAAGGAGGTTGTTGCATGTCCTCGTAG
- the LOC141628080 gene encoding mRNA export factor GLE1-like: MAEIAFLEMTYQHNLRVTEELRNQVNSLTAELIAEKEKYTSAILREVKAIEAIREYEVKLDIHYQRKIAETLDNHLIVIRKDYEEKFRQLKMKEEDVARRESAIIAEEMKKAAAEAERAKNAAAETERAKEAAAEAERAREAAAEIERAKKAAAEAERVKEAAAEAERAKEAENALMFDEELLRGIARLIRQISGSVENVRSKTREISRMLNNSDVPQSVTIAIFAKKVISLYETRKSDSDVFACGRVIVNVSGQVPAVMSSVLAEFHKECMYTVPNHITYSKAAFETEQKYFKAIGFREKNGKLETMDEYLERLESWMKLYGAFIQTEGHGLEYGWTWLARFLNTLPVNVFTASALTAFLEMAGFALHEKYKDQFRKVLTAISKEFVQKLKASRNQRINPVVMRLEDYIKSNKFLVEPEGMRLRISLSSNNAYL; the protein is encoded by the coding sequence ATGGCGGAAATTGCGTTTCTGGAGATGACATATCAGCACAATCTTAGGGTTACAGAAGAATTAAGGAATCAAGTAAACTCATTAACGGCAGAGTTGATCGCCGAAAAGGAGAAATATACCTCGGCTATTCTACGAGAGGTGAAAGCAATTGAAGCGATCCGAGAATACGAAGTAAAGCTCGACATTCATTATCAGCGTAAGATAGCGGAAACTCTTGATAATCATTTGATTGTCATCCGAAAGGATTATGAAGAGAAATTCCGTCAACTGAAAATGAAAGAAGAAGATGTGGCAAGACGTGAATCTGCAATAATAGCAGAAGAAATGAAAAAAGCTGCAGCGGAAGCAGAAAGAGCTAAAAATGCTGCAGCGGAAACAGAAAGAGCTAAAGAAGCTGCAGCGGAAGCAGAAAGAGCTAGAGAAGCTGCAGCGGAAATAGAAAGAGCTAAAAAAGCTGCAGCGGAAGCAGAAAGAGTTAAAGAAGCTGCAGCGGAAGCAGAAAGAGCTAAAGAAGCGGAAAACGCTCTGATGTTTGATGAGGAGTTGTTGCGGGGAATTGCTCGGCTAATTAGACAAATAAGCGGATCAGTAGAAAACGTAAGGTCTAAAACAAGGGAAATTTCGAGAATGTTGAATAACAGTGATGTTCCTCAATCTGTCACGATAGCAATTTTCGCGAAGAAGGTTATTTCTCTATATGAGACGAGAAAATCAGACTCTGATGTCTTCGCGTGTGGCCGTGTGATAGTTAATGTTAGTGGACAGGTGCCGGCTGTGATGAGCTCGGTTCTGGCCGAGTTTCATAAAGAATGTATGTATACTGTTCCGAATCATATAACCTACTCAAAGGCGGCCTTTGAAACAGAACAAAAATATTTCAAAGCGATTGGCTTTCGGGAAAAAAATGGGAAATTGGAAACAATGGACGAGTATTTGGAACGTTTGGAATCGTGGATGAAACTATACGGGGCCTTCATTCAGACGGAAGGTCATGGTTTGGAATACGGTTGGACTTGGCTTGCGCGGTTTTTGAATACGTTGCCTGTTAATGTATTCACGGCCTCCGCCCTCACGGCTTTCCTGGAAATGGCAGGATTCGCACTTCATGAGAAATATAAGGATCAATTCCGGAAGGTATTAACCGCGATATCAAAGGAGTTTGTGCAGAAACTAAAGGCGAGTCGAAACCAACGAATTAATCCGGTTGTGATGAGGCTTGAAGATTATATCAAATCAAATAAATTCCTTGTAGAACCAGAAGGAATGCGCCTTAGAATCTCTTTGTCATCAAATAATGCTTATTTGTAA
- the LOC141642162 gene encoding uncharacterized protein LOC141642162 isoform X5 — MMNWHVDDGGDADDDDNWSCYLKIRGELCASVLLQFPELGFRSSKELGNSLVFEAHITHTLCFLFPPLLLDGQRGSHQQRRGR, encoded by the exons ATGATGAACTGGCATGTTGACGATGGCGGTGACGCTGATGACGACGACAATTG GAGCTGTTACTTGAAAATTCGTGGTGAGTTGTGTGCTTCTGTCTTGCTTCAATTTCCTGAATTGGGGTTTAGGAGCTCAAAG GAGCTCGGTAACAGCCTTGTCTTCGAAG CACACATCACACACACCTTGTGCTTTCTCTTCCCTCCCTTATTACTTGATGGCCAGCGAGGGAGCCACCAGCAGAGGCGGGGGCGGTAG
- the LOC141642162 gene encoding uncharacterized protein LOC141642162 isoform X4 codes for MMNWHVDDGGDADDDDNWSCYLKIRGELCASVLLQFPELGFRSSKELGNSLVFEAREPPAEAGAVATAASRSKPPWRERENNRKRER; via the exons ATGATGAACTGGCATGTTGACGATGGCGGTGACGCTGATGACGACGACAATTG GAGCTGTTACTTGAAAATTCGTGGTGAGTTGTGTGCTTCTGTCTTGCTTCAATTTCCTGAATTGGGGTTTAGGAGCTCAAAG GAGCTCGGTAACAGCCTTGTCTTCGAAG CGAGGGAGCCACCAGCAGAGGCGGGGGCGGTAGCTACAGCTGCGTCAAGAAGTAAGCCTCCTTGGAGAGAAAGGGAGAATAATCGTAAGAGAGAAAGATGA
- the LOC141642162 gene encoding polyneuridine-aldehyde esterase-like isoform X2, whose protein sequence is MSRGISEKHFVLVHGACHGAWCWYKLKPLLQNAGHRVTALDMAACGINPTRIEEVQTLRDYSEPLIEFLAAQPEDQKFAEVNSEGDFWLDTEFENSGDPRETRTTMLFGSKFLSKMYHLSPREDLELIMMLKRPSSMFHD, encoded by the exons ATGTCAAGGGGAATCAGTGAGAAGCACTTTGTGTTAGTACATGGGGCATGTCATGGTGCATGGTGTTGGTACAAGCTTAAGCCCCTCCTACAAAATGCAGGGCACCGTGTCACTGCCCTCGACATGGCAGCCTGTGGCATCAACCCTACGAGGATTGAGGAGGTCCAGACCCTCCGCGACTATTCTGAACCGTTGATCGAGTTCCTTGCAGCACAACCTGAAGATCAGAAG TTTGCTGAAGTGAATTCGGAAGGAGATTTCTGGCTTGATACAGAGTTCGAAAACTCAGGTGATCCAAGGGAGACGCGGACCACAATGTTATTTGGCTCAAAGTTCTTGTCCAAGATGTATCACTTGTCGCCCCGTGAG GATTTGGAGCTGATTATGATGTTGAAAAGGCCATCATCCATGTTCCATGACTGA
- the LOC141642162 gene encoding norfluorocurarine synthase 1-like isoform X1 encodes MSRGISEKHFVLVHGACHGAWCWYKLKPLLQNAGHRVTALDMAACGINPTRIEEVQTLRDYSEPLIEFLAAQPEDQKFAEVNSEGDFWLDTEFENSGDPRETRTTMLFGSKFLSKMYHLSPREAMRGLERCDEACCPEQRKPIS; translated from the exons ATGTCAAGGGGAATCAGTGAGAAGCACTTTGTGTTAGTACATGGGGCATGTCATGGTGCATGGTGTTGGTACAAGCTTAAGCCCCTCCTACAAAATGCAGGGCACCGTGTCACTGCCCTCGACATGGCAGCCTGTGGCATCAACCCTACGAGGATTGAGGAGGTCCAGACCCTCCGCGACTATTCTGAACCGTTGATCGAGTTCCTTGCAGCACAACCTGAAGATCAGAAG TTTGCTGAAGTGAATTCGGAAGGAGATTTCTGGCTTGATACAGAGTTCGAAAACTCAGGTGATCCAAGGGAGACGCGGACCACAATGTTATTTGGCTCAAAGTTCTTGTCCAAGATGTATCACTTGTCGCCCCGTGAG GCGATGAGAGGCCTGGAAAGGTGTGACGAGGCATGCTGCCCGGAGCAACGAAAACCAATTTCTTAG
- the LOC141642162 gene encoding norfluorocurarine synthase 1-like isoform X3, with protein MAACGINPTRIEEVQTLRDYSEPLIEFLAAQPEDQKFAEVNSEGDFWLDTEFENSGDPRETRTTMLFGSKFLSKMYHLSPREAMRGLERCDEACCPEQRKPIS; from the exons ATGGCAGCCTGTGGCATCAACCCTACGAGGATTGAGGAGGTCCAGACCCTCCGCGACTATTCTGAACCGTTGATCGAGTTCCTTGCAGCACAACCTGAAGATCAGAAG TTTGCTGAAGTGAATTCGGAAGGAGATTTCTGGCTTGATACAGAGTTCGAAAACTCAGGTGATCCAAGGGAGACGCGGACCACAATGTTATTTGGCTCAAAGTTCTTGTCCAAGATGTATCACTTGTCGCCCCGTGAG GCGATGAGAGGCCTGGAAAGGTGTGACGAGGCATGCTGCCCGGAGCAACGAAAACCAATTTCTTAG
- the LOC141642163 gene encoding myb-related protein 1-like isoform X2, whose product MYHHHSQGNSMYQSPRMPAHSERHLFLQGGNSPRDSSLVLSTDAKPRLKWTTDLHERFVEAVNQLGGADKATPKTVMKLMGIPGLTLYHLKSHLQKYRLSKNIHAQANSGTSNKTVVTTSDIMPETSPPHTSNINIAQPPNKNIHINEALQMQIEVQRRLHDQLEVQRRLQLRIEAQGKYLHSVLEKAQETLGKQNLGAVGLEAAKHQLSELVSTVSNQCLNLAFTEITDEQQIQQNRLITNGSVESSLTSCDGQHSELGLRPYEETRFLDIEDLNDTVKEQAAMLFPLTTQPDPEKLLSMSVGIGGERQDDLSKNTNNCRVDPFQVDDKYKIASFSTDLNLNSRDEPNEIRHLDLNGLSWT is encoded by the exons ATGTATCATCATCACAGTCAAGGGAATAGCATGTATCAATCTCCGAGAATGCCAGCTCATTCAGAGAGGCACTTGTTTCTACAAGGTGGGAATAGCCCTAGAGATTCAAGTCTGGTGCTATCAACTGATGCAAAACCTAGATTAAAGTGGACAACAGATTTACACGAACGGTTTGTAGAAGCAGTAAATCAGCTGGGAGGTGCAGACA AGGCTACCCCAAAGACGGTAATGAAACTTATGGGAATCCCCGGTCTTACATTATACCATCTAAAGAGTCATCTTCAG AAATACAGATTGAGCAAGAATATCCATGCACAAGCCAACAGTGGGACGAGTAACAAAACTG TTGTTACGACAAGTGACATAATGCCTGAAACAAGTCCTCCGCATACAAGTAACATCAACATCGCCCAACCACCAAACAA GAATATACACATAAACGAAGCGTTGCAGATGCAGATTGAAGTTCAGAGAAGGCTACATGATCAGCTTGAG GTACAAAGACGTCTACAACTTCGGATAGAAGCTCAAGGGAAGTACCTTCACTCGGTCCTTGAAAAAGCTCAAGAGACACTTGGAAAGCAGAACCTTGGTGCGGTAGGGCTGGAAGCAGCAAAACACCAACTCTCTGAACTAGTTTCCACTGTATCAAACCAATGCTTGAACCTGGCATTCACGGAGATCACAGACGAACAACAAATACAACAGAACAGACTTATAACCAATGGTTCGGTTGAAAGCAGCTTAACTTCATGTGATGGGCAACACAGTGAATTGGGTTTAAGACCATATGAGGAAACCAGGTTCCTAGACATAGAAGACCTTAATGACACGGTAAAAGAGCAGGCTGCCATGCTTTTCCCTTTGACGACACAACCAGACCCGGAAAAGCTGTTATCAATGAGTGTCGGAATTGGTGGAGAAAGACAAGATGATCTCAGTAAGAACACAAACAACTGCAGAGTAGACCCATTTCAGGTTGATGACAAGTACAAGATCGCCTCATTTAGTACAGACCTCAACTTGAATTCCCGAGATGAACCCAATGAGATCAGGCACCTTGACCTTAACGGTTTGAGCTGGACATAA
- the LOC141642163 gene encoding myb-related protein 1-like isoform X1, producing the protein MYHHHSQGNSMYQSPRMPAHSERHLFLQGGNSPRDSSLVLSTDAKPRLKWTTDLHERFVEAVNQLGGADKATPKTVMKLMGIPGLTLYHLKSHLQKYRLSKNIHAQANSGTSNKTVVTTSDIMPETSPPHTSNINIAQPPNKNIHINEALQMQIEVQRRLHDQLEVHDPVYFHIKQNGLSPKVGTSPAAQNLQRRHPKNSRDKDVQRRLQLRIEAQGKYLHSVLEKAQETLGKQNLGAVGLEAAKHQLSELVSTVSNQCLNLAFTEITDEQQIQQNRLITNGSVESSLTSCDGQHSELGLRPYEETRFLDIEDLNDTVKEQAAMLFPLTTQPDPEKLLSMSVGIGGERQDDLSKNTNNCRVDPFQVDDKYKIASFSTDLNLNSRDEPNEIRHLDLNGLSWT; encoded by the exons ATGTATCATCATCACAGTCAAGGGAATAGCATGTATCAATCTCCGAGAATGCCAGCTCATTCAGAGAGGCACTTGTTTCTACAAGGTGGGAATAGCCCTAGAGATTCAAGTCTGGTGCTATCAACTGATGCAAAACCTAGATTAAAGTGGACAACAGATTTACACGAACGGTTTGTAGAAGCAGTAAATCAGCTGGGAGGTGCAGACA AGGCTACCCCAAAGACGGTAATGAAACTTATGGGAATCCCCGGTCTTACATTATACCATCTAAAGAGTCATCTTCAG AAATACAGATTGAGCAAGAATATCCATGCACAAGCCAACAGTGGGACGAGTAACAAAACTG TTGTTACGACAAGTGACATAATGCCTGAAACAAGTCCTCCGCATACAAGTAACATCAACATCGCCCAACCACCAAACAA GAATATACACATAAACGAAGCGTTGCAGATGCAGATTGAAGTTCAGAGAAGGCTACATGATCAGCTTGAGGTACATGATCCTGTTTACTTCCACATCAAACAGAATGGCCTTTCACCTAAAGTGGGAACATCACCAGCTGCTCAGAATTTACAGAGACGGCATCCTAAGAACAGTCGTGACAAAGAT GTACAAAGACGTCTACAACTTCGGATAGAAGCTCAAGGGAAGTACCTTCACTCGGTCCTTGAAAAAGCTCAAGAGACACTTGGAAAGCAGAACCTTGGTGCGGTAGGGCTGGAAGCAGCAAAACACCAACTCTCTGAACTAGTTTCCACTGTATCAAACCAATGCTTGAACCTGGCATTCACGGAGATCACAGACGAACAACAAATACAACAGAACAGACTTATAACCAATGGTTCGGTTGAAAGCAGCTTAACTTCATGTGATGGGCAACACAGTGAATTGGGTTTAAGACCATATGAGGAAACCAGGTTCCTAGACATAGAAGACCTTAATGACACGGTAAAAGAGCAGGCTGCCATGCTTTTCCCTTTGACGACACAACCAGACCCGGAAAAGCTGTTATCAATGAGTGTCGGAATTGGTGGAGAAAGACAAGATGATCTCAGTAAGAACACAAACAACTGCAGAGTAGACCCATTTCAGGTTGATGACAAGTACAAGATCGCCTCATTTAGTACAGACCTCAACTTGAATTCCCGAGATGAACCCAATGAGATCAGGCACCTTGACCTTAACGGTTTGAGCTGGACATAA